A window from Citrus sinensis cultivar Valencia sweet orange chromosome 3, DVS_A1.0, whole genome shotgun sequence encodes these proteins:
- the LOC102625918 gene encoding cytochrome P450 83B1-like produces MALLIIINFLLCLPFFLFFFALQRLITSRNNTKLPPGPWGLPLIGNLHQFDVSKPQVSFWELSRKYGPLMSLRLGFVPSLVVSSAKMAKEILKTHDLQFCSRPALVGQQKLSYNGLDLVFSPYDEYWREIRKICVIHLFNSNRVQNFRPIREDEVSRMIEKISKSVAASNPVNLSEVMMSLTSTIICRIGFGKRYDEDNATSGRSRFHALLNETQALFVSFFVTDYFPFMGWIDKLTGMMQRLQNNFQELDRFYQELINEHLDPNRTKSELPQPEDIIDILLQIRKDRGFKVDLTLDHIKAVLMNVFVAGTDTSAATVVWAMTYLMKNPRAMKKAQLEIRSLIGGNKGFVNEDDVQELHYLKAVVKETMRLQPTVPLLVPRETIEKCVIDGYEIPAKTLVFVNAWAIGRDPEAWENPEEFYPERFVDSCIDFKGQHFELIPFGAGRRICPGLNMGIATVDLALANLLYKFDWEMPPGMKSQDLDFDVLPGITMHKKNALSLLAKYHE; encoded by the exons ATGGCTTTACTTATCATCATCAACTTCCTTTTGTGTCTCcccttcttcctcttcttctttgcTTTGCAAAGGCTCATAACCTCAagaaataatactaaattaccACCCGGCCCCTGGGGCCTTCCCTTAATCGGTAACTTACACCAGTTTGATGTCTCAAAGCCTCAAGTGTCATTTTGGGAGCTGTCACGGAAATATGGCCCCCTCATGTCCTTGCGTCTTGGTTTTGTGCCATCCCTAGTAGTTTCCTCAGCAAAAATGGCTAAAGAGATATTAAAAACCCATGATCTTCAATTTTGTAGCAGGCCAGCCTTGGTGGGACAACAGAAGTTATCTTACAATGGTCTTGATTTGGTATTTTCACCCTATGATGAATATTGGAGagagataagaaaaatttgtgTCATTCATCTCTTTAACTCTAACAGGGTACAAAATTTTCGACCCATTAGAGAAGATGAAGTTTCAAGAATGATtgaaaagatttcaaaatcAGTTGCTGCTTCTAATCCCGTAAACTTAAGTGAGGTAATGATGTCTCTTACCAGCACCATTATTTGTAGAATTGGTTTTGGCAAGAGGTATGATGAAGATAACGCAACGAGTGGAAGAAGTAGATTCCATGCCCTGCTTAATGAAACTCAAGCCTTGTTTGTAAGCTTTTTTGTTACagattattttcctttcatgggCTGGATTGATAAGCTCACAGGAATGATGCAACGTCTGCAAAATAACTTCCAAGAACTCGATAGATTCTACCAGGAACTCATCAACGAGCATTTGGATCCAAACAGAACTAAATCAGAATTGCCGCAACCGGAGgatataattgatattttacttCAAATACGAAAAGATCGTGGATTTAAAGTTGACTTGACTTTGGATCACATCAAAGCAGTGCTCATg AACGTATTCGTTGCTGGAACAGACACGAGTGCAGCAACTGTGGTTTGGGCCATGACTTACCTAATGAAGAATCCTAGAGCAATGAAAAAAGCTCAACTGGAAATCAGATCGTTGATTGGGGGTAACAAAGGCTTTGTAAATGAAGATGATGTTCAAGAACTACATTATCTTAAAGCGGTAGTGAAGGAGACAATGAGATTGCAACCCACAGTGCCATTACTAGTCCCAAGAGAAACAATTGAAAAGTGCGTAATAGATGGGTATGAAATACCGGCTAAAACACTTGTCTTTGTAAATGCATGGGCGATAGGAAGAGACCCTGAAGCTTGGGAGAATCCGGAGGAATTTTATCCGGAGAGATTCGTTGATAGCTGTATTGACTTTAAAGGGCAACACTTTGAGTTAATACCGTTTGGTGCTGGCAGAAGAATTTGTCCTGGGTTGAATATGGGAATCGCAACTGTGGATCTTGCACTTGCTAATCTTCTTTACAAATTTGATTGGGAAATGCCGCCTGGAATGAAGAGCCAAGACTTGGACTTTGATGTTCTGCCTGGAATTACTATGCATAAGAAGAATGCTCTCTCTCTTTTGGCCAAGTATCATGAGTAG